One Brevibacillus choshinensis genomic window carries:
- a CDS encoding 1-deoxy-D-xylulose-5-phosphate reductoisomerase, producing the protein MKQIALLGSTGSVGTSTLNVVEQHPEEFAVVALAAGTNVDLLAEQVMKFRPELVSVGSEQAAIALERLLAGSAKPQIAYGPEGLELVARHESANFVMTAIVGSVGVAPTLAAIEAGKTIGLANKETLVSAGPVVMKAAKKKGVSIIPVDSEHSAVFQCMQGERSADVARIILTASGGSFRHLDRKDLEQVTVAQALAHPNWSMGAKITIDSATMMNKGFEVIEAHWLFGLPYERIECVLHYESIIHSMVEYKDKAVMAQLGTPDMRVPIQYALSYPVRMNLETEALDLARLSTLHFAAMDFERYPLLQLAYECGKAGGTHTAVLNAANEVAVDLFLKGAIRFLEIETIVRKTCEAHLGVNDPTLEEIFAADRWARTQARELYTVGL; encoded by the coding sequence TTGAAACAGATAGCGCTCTTGGGTTCGACCGGTTCGGTAGGTACAAGCACGCTGAATGTGGTCGAACAGCATCCCGAGGAGTTTGCGGTTGTCGCTCTGGCGGCAGGGACCAATGTGGACTTGCTGGCAGAGCAAGTCATGAAGTTCCGCCCTGAGCTGGTTTCTGTAGGAAGTGAACAAGCAGCGATTGCCTTGGAGAGACTGCTGGCAGGAAGTGCCAAACCTCAAATTGCTTACGGGCCGGAAGGGCTTGAGCTGGTTGCCCGCCATGAATCGGCAAATTTTGTCATGACTGCCATTGTTGGAAGTGTCGGTGTCGCTCCTACGTTGGCAGCCATCGAAGCGGGCAAGACGATTGGCCTTGCCAACAAGGAGACACTCGTGAGTGCAGGACCGGTTGTGATGAAGGCAGCGAAGAAAAAAGGGGTGTCCATCATCCCGGTGGATAGTGAGCACTCCGCGGTATTTCAATGCATGCAAGGGGAGCGCAGCGCAGACGTAGCTCGCATCATCTTGACTGCATCGGGAGGGTCTTTTCGTCATTTAGACCGAAAAGATTTGGAACAAGTCACAGTCGCCCAAGCCCTGGCTCATCCGAACTGGAGCATGGGAGCGAAAATCACGATCGACTCGGCAACCATGATGAATAAAGGGTTCGAAGTGATTGAAGCTCACTGGCTGTTTGGATTGCCGTACGAGAGAATCGAGTGTGTGCTGCATTATGAAAGTATCATTCACTCTATGGTAGAATACAAAGACAAGGCGGTCATGGCGCAGCTGGGTACCCCGGACATGCGCGTTCCCATTCAGTACGCGCTCAGCTATCCGGTGCGGATGAATCTGGAGACAGAAGCACTCGATTTGGCCCGACTGAGCACTCTTCACTTTGCTGCCATGGATTTTGAGCGCTATCCTCTGTTACAATTGGCGTATGAGTGCGGAAAAGCTGGCGGCACTCACACAGCTGTGCTGAATGCAGCCAATGAGGTTGCCGTCGACTTGTTTTTAAAAGGTGCCATTCGTTTTCTAGAGATTGAAACCATCGTCAGAAAGACATGCGAAGCTCACC